The nucleotide sequence GCGCCTGCTGGATGCGCTCCTTGGGGACGTAGCCCACGATCTGCTCGGCCACCTTGCCGCCCTTGAAGATGAGCAGGGTGGGGATGCCGCGGACGCCGTAGCGCATGGGGGTAGCGGCGTTGCGGTCCACATCCATCTTGCCCACCTTGACGCGGCCGCTGTAGGCGGCGGCGACCTCGTCCACGACCGG is from Terriglobales bacterium and encodes:
- the trxA gene encoding thioredoxin, with the protein product MAGNGIIEVTDANFDQEVLQSAQPVMVDFWAAWCGPCKALAPVVDEVAAAYSGRVKVGKMDVDRNAATPMRYGVRGIPTLLIFKGGKVAEQIVGYVPKERIQQALDKQL